One stretch of Pseudomonadota bacterium DNA includes these proteins:
- a CDS encoding EF-hand domain-containing protein has translation MEEAWAKRQEDISSNFAYFDSDGNGHIDFKEFQRLLKTLSPNVTTQQAAEGFSMIDTNCDGAIDLEEFTVWWKTTWWEY, from the coding sequence ATGGAAGAAGCTTGGGCAAAACGCCAGGAAGACATCAGTTCGAATTTTGCGTACTTTGATAGCGACGGTAACGGCCATATCGATTTCAAGGAGTTTCAGCGCTTGTTGAAAACACTGTCGCCAAACGTAACCACCCAGCAGGCTGCCGAGGGGTTTTCGATGATCGATACCAATTGCGACGGAGCAATCGATCTGGAAGAGTTCACGGTCTGGTGGAAAACGACCTGGTGGGAATATTAA
- a CDS encoding AI-2E family transporter, whose translation MNYIGDWFRKRMSDPQMVLLGIVLLTISAIIYFTGRILAPVFAAVIIAYLLQSIMQRLENLHVPRIVAVLIVSLGFLALLLSLFLGLIPVVVAQLSELVQQAPAVVSRLQQQLLDLPVRYPEYFTESQVSEFVSRLGSELVGLGQKAISFSLTSVLTLVTVIVYLILVPMMVVFMIRDRALLTEWFASFLPRDRQVTTDVWTEVNASISNYVDGKVLEIMIIGVTSFLVFSLLGLEYAVLLGAITGFSVLIPYIGAAVVTLPVALLAYIQWGFEPSFYYVVIAYLVIQALDGNLLAPLLFSEAVDLHPVAIIAAVLLFGGLWGFWGVFFAIPLATVVKAVLRAWRLRNPEPEVEDIEAEAEA comes from the coding sequence GTTGGGCATTGTACTGCTGACCATCAGCGCGATCATTTATTTTACCGGCAGAATTCTCGCACCGGTTTTTGCCGCCGTGATCATTGCCTACCTGTTGCAAAGTATTATGCAGCGGCTTGAGAATCTTCATGTGCCGAGAATCGTTGCCGTTTTGATTGTTAGCCTGGGGTTCCTGGCGCTGCTCCTGAGTCTTTTCCTCGGCCTGATTCCTGTCGTCGTTGCGCAACTTTCTGAACTGGTGCAGCAGGCGCCGGCAGTCGTCAGCCGGTTGCAGCAACAGTTGCTGGATCTGCCGGTACGCTATCCGGAATACTTTACCGAGAGCCAGGTCAGTGAGTTCGTCAGCAGGCTGGGCAGCGAGCTTGTCGGTCTAGGCCAGAAAGCGATTTCCTTTTCGCTGACCTCGGTGCTGACCCTGGTCACCGTCATTGTTTACCTGATACTGGTTCCGATGATGGTCGTGTTCATGATTCGTGACCGCGCGTTGCTGACCGAGTGGTTTGCCAGTTTTCTGCCACGGGACCGGCAGGTTACCACCGACGTCTGGACAGAGGTAAATGCCAGTATTAGCAATTATGTCGATGGCAAAGTACTGGAAATCATGATTATCGGGGTTACGAGTTTTCTGGTTTTTTCCTTACTGGGGCTGGAATACGCGGTTTTGCTCGGGGCAATTACCGGTTTCTCTGTTTTGATCCCGTATATTGGCGCCGCCGTCGTCACCTTGCCGGTGGCGCTGCTTGCCTATATCCAATGGGGCTTCGAGCCATCGTTTTATTACGTCGTTATTGCTTACCTGGTAATCCAGGCTCTCGATGGAAACTTGCTGGCGCCGTTGTTGTTTAGTGAAGCGGTGGATCTGCACCCGGTTGCGATCATAGCGGCCGTGTTGCTATTCGGCGGGTTATGGGGATTCTGGGGCGTATTTTTTGCCATCCCGCTGGCAACAGTGGTCAAAGCCGTGTTGCGGGCCTGGCGGCTTCGAAACCCGGAACCTGAGGTGGAAGACATAGAGGCAGAGGCAGAGGCCTAG
- a CDS encoding EF-hand domain-containing protein produces the protein MHDEKLELQAHFANIDTNGSGSIDYEEFSRLLRSMGLSRVDDIARLAFEAMDTNGDNEIDFDEFCAWWRESGKTLQNP, from the coding sequence GTGCATGACGAAAAATTGGAACTGCAAGCTCATTTTGCCAATATCGATACCAACGGCAGCGGGTCAATCGACTACGAAGAATTCTCCAGGCTTTTACGCTCGATGGGGCTAAGCCGGGTTGACGACATCGCCCGCCTTGCGTTCGAGGCCATGGACACCAACGGCGACAACGAAATCGACTTCGATGAATTTTGCGCCTGGTGGCGAGAAAGCGGGAAAACCCTGCAAAACCCCTAG
- a CDS encoding DsbA family oxidoreductase: MSLQVDAVADFICPWCYLGKSRLEQALNHIQGTDQPKVLWHPFQLNPDMPVDGMPFDEYLDKRFGGRELVQPFLDELTVVGEKEGIIFRFDQLERIPNTLNAHRLIQIASPGLQQNRLVDLLFSNFFEHGRDIGDNDLLSVLARQAGLDAAAIGRFQRPDSGLAEVRAEEKHLREMGVSGVPNYILNGKYAVAGAQDADALVRVFDQVMFASGSNPATSSRLH, translated from the coding sequence ATGAGCCTGCAAGTCGACGCCGTCGCTGATTTTATTTGCCCCTGGTGCTACCTGGGGAAGAGCCGGCTCGAACAAGCGCTGAACCATATCCAGGGTACAGATCAGCCCAAAGTCTTGTGGCACCCGTTTCAACTCAATCCGGATATGCCGGTCGATGGCATGCCTTTCGACGAATACCTGGATAAACGATTCGGTGGACGCGAACTGGTCCAGCCGTTTCTCGATGAACTCACAGTCGTCGGAGAAAAAGAGGGGATTATCTTCCGCTTCGACCAACTCGAACGCATACCCAACACGCTGAATGCGCATCGCCTGATTCAGATTGCCAGTCCCGGTCTGCAACAAAACCGGCTGGTCGATTTGCTGTTCAGCAATTTTTTCGAACACGGTAGAGACATCGGCGACAATGACTTGTTGTCCGTGCTTGCCCGCCAGGCCGGTCTCGACGCGGCAGCGATCGGTAGATTTCAACGCCCGGACAGTGGATTGGCGGAAGTCCGCGCCGAAGAAAAGCACCTGCGTGAGATGGGCGTGAGCGGGGTGCCCAACTACATCCTCAACGGCAAATACGCGGTCGCAGGCGCACAGGACGCTGACGCATTGGTTCGGGTGTTCGACCAGGTGATGTTTGCCAGCGGTTCCAATCCGGCCACATCCAGCCGCCTGCACTGA